The Phyllopteryx taeniolatus isolate TA_2022b chromosome 13, UOR_Ptae_1.2, whole genome shotgun sequence nucleotide sequence ACTCGCTCAAATTTGTTTTGCCTCGAGTTCCGAGTGAAAATTTGACTTTTGTGACGAGTGAGCTTCAAGCACTccgccactagatggcggcagcagACATCACAACTTCCGGCCACCATCAGTTCACTTATCTTTCTGTGAGTAGAAGTAGGGGGGGGGAACCGTTGCAAAAACTAGCTAATTCTtaacattctattttattacattgttaTGGTTTGTTTTGAATTCAGCACAGTAGTACTATAGAGCAgtcgtccccaaccaccggtccggTACGGCCACTTGGTACCGGGCCGCACGAGAAATGAATTATTTCCGTTTTACGTATTATCTTTGAACGaatgagcttttattttgaaaaatgacagGATTCTCCTGGTTACGTTTCAGTCACCTGAACGCCAAAATGTAACCAGTCTCCCTAAGCTAGCAAAATGAGTAAGAATCAAACATCCTTAGAAACTTTCTTTTCAAAGGAGAAAAGGCTCAGTGGAGAGACAGGAGAAGAGCCTACgacttcccaaaaaaaaaaaaaaagcaagctttTAACAGACAATGCCAGGAGTCGTACTTGAAATATGGCTTCATAGCGGTAGGTGATTCCCACATACCAAACCCGCTCGGCGTAATATGCGGGGAACTGCTCTCTAACGAGGCAATGAAGCCTACAAAACTGCTTCGCCACTTGGAGACCAAGCACCCTGCATTAAAAGAAAAGCCCCTGGAGTATtctgaaagaaaacaaacaagagcACGAAGGACAGAAGAAATGACTGGAGGGCTTTTGTATGCAGAAGTAAGATGGCTATCCCGAGGGAAATCGCTGACCAGCGTGTTTGAATTACGAGAGCCGCTGCAAAGATTTCTCTCAGAAAAAGAAGGCACCGCTGGCAGCACATTTCAGTGACGAGGAATGGGTCGCAAAACTGGCTGACCTGTGCGACATATTTCCGACATCCTATCTGTGCGAAGCGGGGTTTTCTGCAGTGCCAgcagccaaaacaaaacaacggaGTAGACCCGACATAAGCAACATACTTCGGGTGTCATCGTCTTTGGTGTTTGGCCCAGGAactaattaaactcgtatctcaaggcaccactgtgtacATATAAGGAGCGTGCCCTAGCTGTCTGCGGTCGTCTTTCTGCGCTCCTCCTCCTGGTACTCCCGGGAGTCCTCCCAGGGCCGCGGGCCGCGAATGTTCCTCCACTCGTCCAAATTGGCGTCCTTCATCTTCTGCTCCGATGAAACAAGATGGCggatggaggaggaagaggagcaaatGTTTCAGTGCAAGCCAGCAAGCTTCCTTTCGGACACACTAaactacttcctgtttgaaCATGTGACCGTTTTAAGTGGGAATCGGGCGTGTCGTCCACTTAAGACAAATAAAGTTCTCCCTCAAATTAAATGCCCcaagcgtaaaaaaaaaaaaaaaaaaaaaggtagttaGTAGAGCTGGGCAATCAATGCagttatttggatttttttttgttttgtttttgcagcttCCACTTTTCTGCAGTGTAATTACACCAGTACCaatattacagtggtttacaataatattaaatcttTCCAGATCCACAAAATACACCAGAATAAAGATTGTTTCTAGACTTTCCCCTCTGTAGGAATCaacagtagaacatgggttggttgcATCATGATGGTGACACACACTTTCTCCAACCTTCCGCGGCACatactcttccccccccccccccaccatcttCATCTTCTACCCAGAAGCTGTGCTGATTCCCCACCATCCTGTTTTCTCACCTTGTACTCTTGCTCCAAAATGACCGACTGTCTCTGCACGTTCACTCTGGCCTCCAGTGAAGGATCCAACTGAGACCACACAAAATAAACCACATTAAAGTATGAAAGTACACACAATTGTCTTGTTTCTTTGACAGTAATTCTCAGTGTTTTTCGCGGGTGGGGTCCCTCTCATGGTACGTGAAATAATCTCACAGTTTTGAAAAATTTATTtggatttaatttttaaaaatgttttgtgcaaTAAATTTGAAATGAATCATGAAGtagttttcttgttttcctatatttaagctcGGTGGAACAGTTCAAAACGTGCGCAATGTTATCGTGGCTTACAATAACACTAAATATACTCCATAGGAATAAACCTGCCAGGCTCGTTTTAGTTGAACAGTaaggcctactacgctactgtgtTTTACTGTGCACGttctttttaatcatttgaatTGATCACAACTGGAAAGTTGGAATCTGTAAAGTCTTACagtagtgattctcaaagtggaGCGTGGGCTCACTCTAGTGGTACGCGAAAGAATCCCTGCTTATGTACAGTTCACTTGTATTGGACTTACTTGGCAAGCATTTTTGCATTAAATCCTAAAAATGGATtgttttggaacagtgaaataTCAGCACACCTTCCTCCTAATCTTCTGGGCGTCGTAGCGGATCTGCGTGAACTCTCGCAGGCCGAAGGAACCGCCGACCACCAATAGCTGTAACCACACAAAAACTCAATTAAAACAGTTAacctcattattattattattattaacaacgATGAGATACGACAAAGAAAAATTATTGACGGACTACACAGTTTATCATAGCCAGTTATCAGTACAACCTGATGGAATTTGCTAGTGTACGCGGTAAGAATTTCCTGCTTTTCTTTCCAGAATCTCAATTTTAAGATTATTGCggtaaaaatccacaaatatgagcaataaatacataaacactAATTACTCATAATAAACTAGGTCATTTCTTACAACCACAACACTGcccaaaaaagatgcaaataaatataaacGCGCATACTTACGAGCATGGGCACTCCATATCGAAGAGTCTTGTTCTTCTGGAGCGCTTTTAAGCTAAACATGACTcgttttttgtcctttttcgtGGCTAATCGTCCATGTTTGTGAAGCCCAAACTAGCAGGTTAAATAGCAGGGGTGCACTTCCGGATTTTGTACGACGTACTAAAATGTCTGGAGTGCGAAAAATGGTTCCGACATGACCCATTCTAGCgtcttcatttctttttcaccattaaaaTACGAGTaacactttattattattatggattTATATAATTCCAATTTGATCCAGTAAACGTCGGTGTTGGTGAAGCTCAAAAGCGCAGGTCACACAGTTTTGATGCAGTTCCGGCTTCGGTCCGACCCATTAAAATGTCCATAATTAGACTGGGAATGAAAACCAAAGGGTCATAcgacatattttgttttcaacttAATGTAATTgataatcaaataaatattcgGAGGCTACGAAGTACAATTACATTTCAACCTTGGAATTTCCCCATAGTTTGTAACCAACAAAAAACACCGTATACTGGAtaatcatgttacattttaacgCCTTGTATGATTAGGTTATCCGCTAGTGTTGAGATTAAATTAAAATCTTGATTTTGAATCAGGAGGTGATAAAAATTGCAACATTCAAAACACAACGAAtataattacaaatgtatttggttacaaaagtaaaacatttaagcacaaatatttaaaaagttgcattttcACCAACAGCTCTACTCGAAATATTGTCAcaaaaattttgaatttgtaaAATTTGTACAAGTGGTAGTCTCCctacaaaacatattttgtgaTTAAAACACTATTTGGTCACCAAAGGCAACATTTAAactaaaactttatttttttcaggaaatgaCTCCATTAGGCCACcacttaaatatttgtaatatttgctTGAACAGGCTACTTTGTTAAGGTGACAATTTGCCATTGAAGCAGTGTATTTGTTCATATAAAGGCAACAGTAAACCatgaaaatgtgacattttgctTTAGGAAAAATACCTTGTAGAACTTCTAACATTGCTATTTCTGCACAAACATGCTATATTTGGCAACAAATAGTTGTGTTCTGGCACAAAAATAGTGTAGTTTGCGCCCTAAAACACTATGTGTTCACAAAAGTGACACATTTGAGAAGGAAAGTGTTAGCTTCCCATGGAAAtgttatattgtaaaatattaattacattttgccTTGGGAAAAAACACACTCCAACAAGCATCCCTTGCAAGGCGTTAATTCGATCaaaattatcattattagtaTTTACATTATGCTGTCTTTGTTGGAAGCCCAATCTAACTGGAGTTCCTggttaatatataaaataattaaaatatgtatttaaaagcCTTGGAAAGACTGAAACCATCTAGACCATCTAGTAGACATAAAAgctggaactttttttttactggaatATATTTTTATGGATCAAAATGTTAGTTAAAATCAGAGACTAAGCTGAGGACATAAAAGcaatttttctttattacaaTTTCCATCTCTCACTCTCAACCAGGTGAagaaaaatacctttttttttgttcagtatcATAAAATATGTTAACTTTATTCATTTATGAATAACGAGGACaacgacaaaaaataaaaacataagatGTTTCTCTCTGTGTAAACGGcttggtgtgggggtggggggaagcaACCAACAGACAGCTTGTGAGGAAGACGGAAAAAATAAGGCCAGAGACGTACAAAAAAAGCGGGCGGGTGAGGGGCAGGGTGGCGTAGAGGAGGAGTTCAAAGGTCACTCTCGCCATAGAGGGCAGTGGAGAAGGACATGTAGTCGAGGGCCCCAGGGACGCCATCGGGGCCCGTGTACGGGGCCATGCGGACTATGCAGTACTCCGCCTGGTCGGGGGGCAGCTCCCGTCGCAGTTCGTCCTCCAAAATGTAGTTCTGTTGATGGCACACTTGGTTTTATATTAAATTTTAAAccacattaaaaacatttcaatatattcaatattttttatatgtgcaGCATATATCATGTAtgatatatgtacatacacatgTAGAATTTACGTATGTATACACTGTACatcttatgtatttttttttttttgttgagatggatctattttactttttactgcACATTAAAAACCTTTAAAATTTCTAATAATGTTCATAATTATACATTATAGATAATCCACTATATGCaaaatgtcacgtgaccaaacccggaaaacgtAAATACATGAGCTAACTTGCTGTGTACGCTATGCTAATGAGCTTGACCACGGTTTGGGGACTGATTGTTTGAAaccaaacttgctaaaatgttgtttacttTATGGTTCGTGTCTTcgaacaaaagttaaatacatatatatctttttttttttttttttttaatataaatatggtatgacatacagtatgtaaacacgaacaaagcctaaacattgaatattgtaCTCTgcggtgacatcttgtgttaaataAGACATTGTATTGTATACATTTAATGTCCATACAGTTCCTTTGTCACGGCCTGCTTTGCCAGACACCTGAACTGGGAGGAAGCTGTTCAACCTgatttgccgaatgcggaagtaggttgcgcatataccgGATTACACAGGTATAATACATATACAGGTATATtacttaatattttttaaaggaggttgaaaaagtgattttttatttttaacttcacattaaaatcattttaaagtatttttatatatatatatcaattgtAATGCAAATGATTTACTACATTAATATCTCTCGTTTTAATATTTCTATGATATTTTTAAAAGGCAATCgagatatttttatttcccaAATACTAATTTTATGCATGgtgaatatttaaatataatactaatgtaattttgtttgaatatttgtatgtaatatttaaaaaaaaaagacattacaaTGTGTCCCAATGCTAATAAAACAGCTAAAATGCTATGTGACAAGAATGTAACACTTGTTAATACATCACAACATATCAAGGCAATCCCCAGATATGAAATTATATTTGCCTTTGATCTTTCAGAATAAACTGCAACATTTTGTGAATTGATCATATTCCATCATATCACAACATATCATAATATTCCTCACATagcgtgtttttttgttgtttttttttgcattgtttgcatTGATATACCTTGTCCCCGGCCAGGACCTTAAAGGAGGCCATGACCTGGTCGGCCGTGTCGGTGTCGGCCGTCTCGCGCGACATGAAGTCGATGAATGCCTGGAAGGTGACCACGCCCATGCGGTTGGGGTCCACGATGCTCATGATGCGGGCAAACTCGCTCTCACCCTGCCATGcgcacacaaatgcacagacacacacatatttactataattgaataattgttctgcctgctgAATCACTGGTTTAGGTAGCTCTCTTGCTAGTTATTTGGTTAGTTAGATAGTGAAATAGTTATCTAGCAAGTTAGTTCATAAAATACTTAGCTAGTTCGCTAGCTAGTTAGTTTGCTCGGTAGACGGCTCTTTATTAATTTAGCTGGTTAGCTAAGTTTAATTTTCCTTAAACAGTTATCTAGCCATTAATTACGTAGCTAGTTAATTTGATGGGTAGATAGCTAGTTATTCCTTTCAGTTTGCTAATTGTCTAGGTAGAATGCTGGTTAGTTCTTGATTTCACTAGTTTTCTAGTTTTCGCTAGTTAGCTCATCCATTACTTCTCTGTTTGCTAACTAGGGAAATAATTAACAAGCTAGTTAATTAATTAGCTAGCTACTTTGATAGAATACCTAGGTATTCATTTCGTGAAATATTTAGATAACTAGTTCTAGAGGTAGCTAGTTAAATAGCTATGTAGCTAGTTAGTTCATTAGCTCAAAATTCATTTAGTTAAATAGCTGACATGTTTTCAAGGTAGCTCACTTGCtagttatttagttagttagctGGTTTTGTAGGTAGCTTGCGAGCTACTTATTTTGAATTCTGTCTGAAAAGAGAGTGCTACCTTGACCTAAGAGTTGAATTCGTTCAGtaaccaagctcgtaactcaattacacgtatataaaataaatttgaaatgattggaaatgccaataatccgttgttgccacccaaaaaaacaccaaacaaacataattttatttgtttttggggggggaggctggaagagatcaatggcatttccaatcatttcaatgggaaaataagaaatacaattattttgagTTACAGGTGTGGTCCCGTGATGAGTTCCActtatatctcaaggcaccactgtatatatggtAAGGCTCTACACACGTGTTACCTGGTCAAGCGATCTCATACAACGCAAATAAAAAGAGACAAAGACTTTACCAGGTTGTAACCAACGGAGATTAGGCAGGACTTGAAGTCGTCGACGTCCATTACTCCCGTTCTCTTCTACAAAAGGGACGAGTGACGGAcgggaggagggaaaaaaaagagagaaaaggagAGGAAAGCAAAGGGAAACCATCGGAAGAGAGGACGAAGGGAGGAAAAGCAGGGaggaaagaacaaacaaaaaaggagagAGGAGTTAAAGCAATACCTGTGCGTCGTTGGCGATATCGAAGCCCAGGCTGATCAGGCAGGCCTTGAACTCCTCGGCCCCCAGCGTGCCAGAGTGGTCCTGACGTGTGCAGTGGTGGGCATCGGGGTCATGCAGCGACACATAACAGCCGTGACAGCCACAGGACGGGAAAGAGGGGGTGGTGGCATTCGGACAACAGTGCACAAGGTGATGGAGGGCGGGGTGTGGGTGATGCCATGCATAGTGGGTGAAAGGGTGGGAGGTTGGCAGGAAGGCATGCAGGTGACACAGAACAGAGAAGACATATTGCATGTTGGTTAGCAACTGCAGGgtcaacatacacacacacacagcacacactCGCTCACACGTACATACGCATACATGCGGACACGAACACCcgcgcgcgcacacagacacacacacacacacacacacacacgcgcacgtgcagatatgcacacattcacacacactgcTTGGCCAGGCCATTCTCAGGTGTTAATGTGCAGTGTGGAAGGCAGGCTCTCAGACCATGTCGTGATCCCAGCATATTAGTTcactatttatatataatatacacaaaATCATGTTCTTGTACACGTAAAACAATCACCGCTAATGCTAACTGCTAGCACTAGAAACAGGCTGACTGGCTAGCACGGGGTTAGCTGTGAGACAAAGGATTCCGGTGTTGCTGCTAGCGTTAGCTGCTAGCGCTTGCCAAGAACATACAGTACTAGAGTTGCCACTGACCCTGTCAAAGTGGTTGAAGGAGGCCCTGAACTCGTTGAGCTGCTCCTGACTGATGCCTTTGGCGTCTCGCGTCAAGATCTGGTTCTCGATCTCGTTGATGGTGCGCGCGATGGTGGTCAGAAGCTGCTCCCAGCCCACACGGATGTGCTGAGCACGGGAcgtagacacaaacacacaagttcAACTCAAATTATCACTTGGGTTTTGCTTTCATAATGTCTCGTTCCCTATGGTCCCTTTCCAAATGTCTTTCCTTACGATCCCTTTCCTAATGTCTCCTTCCCTATGATTACTTTCCCAATGTCGCCTGCTTCACGATCCCTTCTCCGTTATCTCCTTTCCCATTTTCTCCAGCCCTATGATCCCTTTCCTTATGAACCCTTTCCTAATATGTCATCTTACCTACGATGCTTTTCCTAATGTCTTATTCCGAACTATCCCTTTTCTAATGTCTCTTTCACAAAGATACCTTTCCCAATATCTCTTTCCTTATTTTCCCTGTCATAACATCTCTTTCCCGCCGCTGACGTTCGCTGCTAGCTGGCTACCTCCATAGTGTAGTTGGTGTGCTTGTTGTCGAAGATGAGCGCGGCCTGGATGAGCTGGTGATCTCCCTCTAACTGCTCAATCTTCGGCATGTAGTTGACGATGCTGTTCTCATACTGCCGCAGATGTGCCAACTGGTCCTCCAGCGTGCCGTGTAGCTCCATTGAGATGTAGCCAATCTCCTGTACTCCACACACAAAGGGgcaaaaaattatttcattttattcatttgctaGCAGGCTCGCCTTCAGACTGACCTCCATCTTGGTCTGGATCCAAGGCCCAATAACGTTGGCCTGGCTGGCAAACTGGCGACGCAGACGCTCGTTGTTCTGCTGCCGGGCGTGCTCCTCGATCAGGGCCTGGTCACGCTGAGGTACCAGCTGTCGCACCTGCAAGGACAAGTCTTTACCATGTTATAATGCTGTACTGGAGTTCTATTCAGTGAGTGACAAAGGACAAACTTTTTCTAGCTGTAAAATGAAGTATTTCAATATCAGTGCTAATGATAGCGACTAAGCACTAGTCACGGGGTGACTAGTCACACGGGGTCAGTGTGTCATGAGCTGTGAGAAAAGGTATTCattacaatgtcattttttttgtcatttcagtaTCACAACTAATGTTAGCTGCTCGCTCTAATTACAGGTTAAGTGGCTAGTGCAAGATTAGCTGTGAGACAGTATTTCTGTGTCACTGCTGAGGTTAGCTACaagctggttagcacatagtAAGCTGTGAGACGAAGCATTTCAGTATCACTGCTAATGTTAATAGCAAGCTGACAAGCACGTCTCTCGCTGTGagacaaaatgtttcaataTCACTGCTCACGGTATCTGCTAGCTGTTACGTCGTTAGCTGTGAGAAAGTATTTCACAGTCAAACAGAAGTCAGCTTGCTGTCACCTTCTCCCATTTGGCGTTGATCTCCTGAGGATTGATGGTGGTGTAGGGATTGATGCCGGCCATGTTGACGTGGTAGGTCTGCACGATCTTTGCAATCTCATTGTGAATGCCCAGGATGGCCTGGCGTTCTTTGTCCGCCTCGGGCAGCGTGGCCTTGAACTGCTCGTGGGCTGTGCTGAGGCCCTGcaaaacacacatactgtaatgtGAGACTATATAGTAAACACCCCTTAAGGAGGACTTGTTATATTGCATTCTCACCTGGATTTCCTCAATGGTGTGCACTATGAAGGAGTCCTGCAGGTCCTCCATGGCACCCTCCATCCAGTTGTTGAATGGAGCCGCTCTCTTTGCGAACTCCAGGTACAACTGATCGATGGTTTCCAGAAGCTTCTCTGTTCTCTGTTGAAAGTCACCactgttttttaaacatttgatccaatacaagagctttaCTTTAGAGATTAGCGTTTAATAGCTAGTAATCAAACTTCAATGTCATGCACAGGCAATGACTAAAACAATCGGATCTTTGGGTGGAGTCCACTTTTGAAGGACTCaaggaaatggacaaaaaaccctaaaatggcagcttcaaaccaaaacaggagacttcctgtgtgtttccCTTTTTTGTTGGTCTACTTAAGATAAACAAGCCTGTcgtcaaatttcatgttgctcagtgaaactggatttgggggctgaattaaaaaaacatctagaGTAACTCAAACTGTccacttcaaatcaaaatggcaaacttccaatgtattttgtttcccgtgtcctcattcatagttatcatacaaggagATAAGTATACAACAGTCTGGGCTGCTCCGCATGttgtttgaagggttataatTCACCGTTAACATCGGTGCTAATCTTATATGCAAGTcctggtcttttttttaatattacaattgATTCTCTGCATAAGAAGTACACCAACATTGCAacgggcactgtgatgatgtgctgcgatgacgatgctcaaacagtATATCGTGCAGCCTTACTTCAGAGATGAAATTTCCCAAAACTTCACAGGGGTTTATTGCACGTTTGGGACCTAAATATAATAGTATATTATAGACTCACCTGCAGTGCTTCACTGCGTTGCTTGGTCATAGACCCAAGGGCGTCCCACTGGTCACAAATTCTCTGGCAACGTCCGTTTACGCTCGGCGAGTCGTAGTAATCCAGCTCGCTGGAACACGGCAACAAAACATGGGTATGTCTTTCGGGATAGACCTTTTCTCTATGACATCAAACATACTTCCTCCCGGGAGGTAAAAGCGCAATTGATCTCCGATGGCACCGCAAGTAGACGAACCCTTCTATGTCATTTGACCACGGCAGAGCATTTgagattttagccttcttctctaccaCCGTATGTGCAAAGTGTAACCTTGCGCCAATTGTTTACAATTATTCTGAAAAGATGTATAAGCTAGATAGTAAGCCTCTCCAGTGTCAAAATCAGTGGAG carries:
- the actn1 gene encoding alpha-actinin-1 isoform X6; the protein is MTLGMIWTIILRFAIQDISVEETSAKEGLLLWCQRKTAPYKNVNIQNFHISWKDGLGFCALIHRHRPELIDYGTLRKDDPMTNLNTAFDVAEKYLDIPKMLDAEDIVGTARPDEKAIMTYVSSFYHAFSGAQKAETAANRICKVLAVNQENEQLMTDYEKLASDLLEWIRRTIPWLENRVPENTMQAMQQKLEDFRDYRRLHKPPKVQEKCQLEINFNTLQTKLRLSNRPAFMPSEGQMVSDINNAWGNLEGAEKGYEEWLLNEIRRLERLDHLAEKFRQKASIHESWTEGKEEMLQRKDFETASLSEIKALLKKHEAFESDLAAHQDRVEQIAAIAQELNELDYYDSPSVNGRCQRICDQWDALGSMTKQRSEALQRTEKLLETIDQLYLEFAKRAAPFNNWMEGAMEDLQDSFIVHTIEEIQGLSTAHEQFKATLPEADKERQAILGIHNEIAKIVQTYHVNMAGINPYTTINPQEINAKWEKVRQLVPQRDQALIEEHARQQNNERLRRQFASQANVIGPWIQTKMEEIGYISMELHGTLEDQLAHLRQYENSIVNYMPKIEQLEGDHQLIQAALIFDNKHTNYTMEHIRVGWEQLLTTIARTINEIENQILTRDAKGISQEQLNEFRASFNHFDRDHSGTLGAEEFKACLISLGFDIANDAQGESEFARIMSIVDPNRMGVVTFQAFIDFMSRETADTDTADQVMASFKVLAGDKNYILEDELRRELPPDQAEYCIVRMAPYTGPDGVPGALDYMSFSTALYGESDL
- the actn1 gene encoding alpha-actinin-1 isoform X5 → MLLLEVISGERLAKPERGKMKVHKISNVNKALDFIAGKGVKLVSIGAEEIVDGNAKMTLGMIWTIILRFAIQDISVEETSAKEGLLLWCQRKTAPYKNVNIQNFHISWKDGLGFCALIHRHRPELIDYGTLRKDDPMTNLNTAFDVAEKYLDIPKMLDAEDIVGTARPDEKAIMTYVSSFYHAFSGAQKAETAANRICKVLAVNQENEQLMTDYEKLASDLLEWIRRTIPWLENRVPENTMQAMQQKLEDFRDYRRLHKPPKVQEKCQLEINFNTLQTKLRLSNRPAFMPSEGQMVSDINNAWGNLEGAEKGYEEWLLNEIRRLERLDHLAEKFRQKASIHESWTEGKEEMLQRKDFETASLSEIKALLKKHEAFESDLAAHQDRVEQIAAIAQELNELDYYDSPSVNGRCQRICDQWDALGSMTKQRSEALQRTEKLLETIDQLYLEFAKRAAPFNNWMEGAMEDLQDSFIVHTIEEIQGLSTAHEQFKATLPEADKERQAILGIHNEIAKIVQTYHVNMAGINPYTTINPQEINAKWEKVRQLVPQRDQALIEEHARQQNNERLRRQFASQANVIGPWIQTKMEEIGYISMELHGTLEDQLAHLRQYENSIVNYMPKIEQLEGDHQLIQAALIFDNKHTNYTMEHIRVGWEQLLTTIARTINEIENQILTRDAKGISQEQLNEFRASFNHFDRDHSGTLGAEEFKACLISLGFDIANDAQGESEFARIMSIVDPNRMGVVTFQAFIDFMSRETADTDTADQVMASFKVLAGDKNYILEDELRRELPPDQAEYCIVRMAPYTGPDGVPGALDYMSFSTALYGESDL
- the LOC133487479 gene encoding cytochrome c oxidase assembly protein COX16 homolog, mitochondrial isoform X1; translated protein: MFSLKALQKNKTLRYGVPMLLLVVGGSFGLREFTQIRYDAQKIRRKLDPSLEARVNVQRQSVILEQEYKKMKDANLDEWRNIRGPRPWEDSREYQEEERRKTTADS
- the LOC133487479 gene encoding cytochrome c oxidase assembly protein COX16 homolog, mitochondrial isoform X2, with amino-acid sequence MFSLKALQKNKTLRYGVPMLLLVVGGSFGLREFTQIRYDAQKIRRKLDPSLEARVNVQRQSVILEQEYKGEEEDEEGRKEGGHGSIGPLPLSHASSAGI